The sequence CAGCAGCACCGGCAGGTACACCATCAGCACGATAATCAGGCCCAGGGCGCCCAGCGCCAGCAGCGGCTCGGTCAGGCGCACCAGCGGGCTGGCCGTAGCGAGGTCCTCGCCCGCCGCGCTGATAGAGGGGCTGTAGGGAATCTCAATTTCCTCGCCGTCCTGCACGCGCCGGCTGAACACCATCTTGAAGAACACGTAGAAGAACATCAGGCCGCCGATAAGCAGCAGAATGCCGCTGAGGCCGGTCAGGAAGCGGGGCAGGGCCAGGTGCATGGCCTCGTACACTTCCGGCTGCGCCACAGCGCTGATCTGCGCGCGGCGCGGCACGCCCAGAATGCCCTGCCAGTGCATGCCGACCGCGAACAGAATCATGCCCCAGAACCAGATCCACTGGCTCCAGCGGGCAAGCTTGGGGTTGGGCAGGGGCTTGCCCAGCAGGTGGGGGATCAGCCAGAAGCTGACCGCCATAAAGGTCATGGTGACGGCCGTGCCCACCGTGATGTGAAAGTGTCCCGGAATCCAGGCGGTGTTGTGGACCACCGGCGCAAAGGCCTGCGAGGCGTTCACGACGCCGCCCGCACCGCCAGGGATAAAGCTGATCATGCTCAGGGTGATGCCCACGAACACAGGGTTCTGCCAGGGCAGGTGACGAATCCAGCCTACGAAGCCGCCGCCGCCGTTGGCGCGGGCGCCGTCTTCCAGGGCCGCTGCCGTGCTGAAGGCGGTCAGCAGGCTGGGCACCACCACCAAGAAGGTGAGCAGCATGTGGATGATTTTCCAGGTGTTGTTGATGTTGGGGTTCGAGAACTGGTGGTGCAGGCCCACGCCGACGCCGTTCAGCAAAAACAGCACGAAAGCCAGCCGGACCAGTGGTTCAGAGGCGACGCGCCCGCCGGCGTGCCGGGGCAAGAACGCGTACCAGGCGATGTAGGCGGGCAGCAGCCAGAAGTACACGATGGCGTGTCCGGTCCACCAGAACAGGGTGCGGGCAATCAGCGGGTCAATGGTCTTGGTGATGCCCAGCGACCAGGGCACCAGCATCACCAGGGCTTCGGTCACCAGCCCCAGCGAGGCGATAAACCACATCAGCCAGGTGGCCACGCTCATGTGGGTCACCAGCGGCGTCACCTTGCCGGGGTTCTGGCGCTTCCACTGCAGCCAGGTATACACGACCTGTCCCAGCACGCCCCAGCTCGCCGCCACGAAGATGCTGGCGCCGATATAGAACAGCGGGCTGCCCTGCATCGGCGGATACAGGGTATACAGCACGGTGGCGTCGTTGAGCAGCAGTGCGGCGGCGGTCAGGACCAGGCCGGTGGTCATCACGGCGTAGGTGCCCCAGGCGAATTTGGTATTGATCCGCATGCCCAGGTCGCGGACCGGCAGGTACAGCATCCAGCCGGAAATGAAAAACTGCGTGAAGACCAGGGCGTTCAGCACGCCATGCAAGGTCAGGCCCTGGTAGTAGGACTTGACCAGCAGCTTAAGCAGATGGTTGTCGTAGACATTGATTCCGGCGTAGTTCAGCGCCTGCAGGGGGCCGATCAGCACGCCAATCAGCAGAGCCACAAAAGCGGTGATGACGTAAGCCGCCGTGACGCCCTTGAGGCTGGCCAGGTAAGCCTTGTCCTGCACGGCAGGCATGGTGCGGGCCGGTGCGCCGTGCCCGGCAGGGCGGTCGGCGTTCACGGCATGGGGGGGCAGGGTGGTGGTCACGGTTGGGTCTCCTGGGTGGGGGAGGGCGCATCCACGGTGGGCACCTCAGTGCCGGCCGGTTCCACGATAATTTTGTTCAGCATGTTGTGGTGGCCGATACCGCAGTACTCGTAGCAGATGACGTTGTACTCGCCGGGCGTGTCGAAGGTGGTGCGGAAGCTGCTGACCTGTCCCGGCATCAGGTCCACGTTGATGTTGGTGCCGTACACGTAGTAGCCGTGGACCACGTCCTGCGCGGTGACATGAAAGTCGATCGGCGTGCCGGCCGGCACCTTCAAGAAGGGTGGGTCGAAGGCAAAGGCCCGCGCCACCACGATGGCCTGATAGGAGCCGTCTTCCAGCTGGTACAGGCCCGGCTTGGCGAAGGCCGTGGCCTGCAGGTTCGCGGGGTCCACCCGGCCGCTCTGCACGCCGGCCAGGTGATTGTGGCTGGCCGTGTTGTCGGACAAGAGGGGCGAGGTGCCGCTGACCAGACTGGCAATGACCCCGACAAACAGCAGCAGCTGAATCAGCAGGCCGATGAGCAGCCAGATGTTCTCGTAGATGTTCAGGCTGTGATGTTCCAGCCGTGGAGCAGCGCGGCCGGTCATCAGGCCCTGCCCTGCTGCACGCCCAGTGCGAGCATCCACATGAACACGATGTTCAGGAACAAAAAGGCCACCACGGCCAGCGTGCCGACCGGCACCACCGGACGGGTCCGGGGGGTGGTTTGGTCTGGCCCAGGCGGGGTGCCGGTCTGCTGGGCAGACGGGGAAGAAACGGGTCGAGTGGGGGGATAAGGGTGACTCATGATTCCTCCTGTATTGGGGACTGAACCCCATTTAATCTATGCCTCATAGAAAGGGCGTAAGGCCCGTTGCGACGTTCTTATGGTTACATTAAGTTTTTCATATTCTTGTAATGCTTAACTTTGCCCTCCAGCCGGATGAACTTGGATGAAGCTGTGCTGGCGGGCCGGGTGACCGCGCCACGTCGGCATGCCAGGGTGGGCCGGTCAAGGCGCTTCATTTGGTCTCAGCAAGCTGCGTCATACTGCTGGGATGATTCGCCGAATTGCCGCCCATCTCCTGCTGCTAAGCGCGCTGTCGGGTGCGGCACCGGCGGTGGCCGTACCTGCCATTCCGGCGCGGCCTCTGGGGGCTGTGGGTGCGGCGGGGCCAGGCACGGCACCTGCCCGCGTACCGAGCGGCACCTCGCCCGCGCAGCAGGCGTTCGACGAGGTAGCCGGGTGGCTGCGGAGCGACTACGGCGGGCTTTCGGCGGTGGACCGCAGTGCGCTGGTCCGTGAGTATCAGGCGCGGCTGCTGGCCGTGTGCCAGGGCCAGGGCCTCAACTGCCCGGCCGAAACCGCCTATCCGGTGATTGAAGCGCAGCTGACGGCACTGGGAGACCCTCACACGTTTTTGTACTGGCCGGACGAGTACCAGGATTTCGTGAGCAGTGCGCTGGGGGGCGAGCGGCTGCAGTTCGGCGTGAAGCTGGCCGAGCTGCAGGGCGAGCGCCGCCTGGTGACCGAGGTGGTGCCTGGCAGCTCGGCCGAGCGTGCGGGCCTGCGCCGGGGCGACGTGCTGCAGCTGCTGGACACCCGGCCCTACCGCTACAGCGACCTGACCGACGCCCGTGAAGCTGGCCGGTCTATCACCCTGGGCGTGGACCGCCAGGGTCAGCGCCTGAGTGTGCGGCTCACCGCCACCCGCACTGCCGCAGCCGACCCCCCGCGCCTGAGCTGGGTGGGAAGTGGCACGCCTGCCGCAGGACGCACTGCTGTGATTCGCATTCCCACGTTCCTGTCGGCCGGCGAGGTGGCCGCCCGTGTCCACGAGCAGGTGGCGCAGGCCCGCAGCGGTGGGGCAGGCGGCGTCGTGGTGGACCTGCGCGGCAATACAGGCGGCAGCCTGCTGGAGTGCGACCTGGCCGCCAGCGCCTTCGTGCCGGAGTTCAGCCGCGTGGCCCACAGCGCTGGCCGGCAGGTGGGCACGCGGGTGGCGGGAGGCCGCCGCTGGGACAACGGGGTGCTGGTGGGCCGGGTGTCCCGTCCGCAACTGTGGCGCGGGCCGCTGGCCGTGCTGGTGGATGAGGGCAGCGCCTCGTGCGCCGAGTTCTTCGCCTACGAGGTGCAGCGTTCCGGCGCCGGCACGGTGGTCGGCTCCCCGACCTCTGGCGTGGGCAACACGGCCACCCGTGTTTTTCCGCTGGTCGGCGGGGCTGGGCTGCAGCTCACCACGCTGCACTACTCCAAGCCCGGCGGGCAGGCCTACCCGGTGCAGGTGCAGCCCGACCTGAAGGCCCAGAGCGGCGAAGCGTTCTTGCAGGCGCTGGCGCAGGGCCGCGACCTCACGCTAGAAGCGGGACTCCAGTCACTGCGCCGCCAGAGCCTGGCCCGTGGCACGCTGCAGCGGGCCGAGTAGGGCAGCAGGCCCCTGCCCGGCTTAACCTGGCTTAACCTGGCTGCTGTCCTCCAGCGCTGGGCACCTCCTTCAGCGCCCAGCGCAGCGCCGCCACAGTCACGAAGCCGGTCGCCATCAGCAGCAGCCAGGGCAGGGCGGGCCGGCCCAGCGCCGCGCCGTAGTCCATCAGGCTGCCGCCCAGCACGTTGCCCAGCGCGCCTCCCACCCCCAGGCTGATGGCACTGAATCCGAAGTAGCTGCCCAGCAGTTCCGGTGGTGCCAGGCGCGACACCAGCGTCTGCTGGGTGGGGAACACCAGCATGGTGCCCAGCGAATACAGCGCGGCGCAGGCCAGCAGCAGCGGGAAAGTGCCCGCAAAACCCATCAGCCCCAGTGAGAGCGCGGCCAGCGTCACGGCGGCGGTCAGGATGGTGCGGGCGCGGAAGCGCCCCTCGGCCCAGCGCAGCAGCGGGTACTGGAGCAGCACCGCCAGGCCGGCATTCAGCGCGTACAGCGGGCCAGTGGCGCCGGGTCCACCCAGAGCCACTGCCTTGAGCGTCACGGCCACGTTCAGCTGGGTGCTGAGCAGGAAGTACCCGATCAGCGCCACGGTAAACTTCACGAAACGCCGGTCCGCTACGGCGCGGCGCAGTCCGTTCAGACCCCCGCCGCCTTCTTGCGCTGGGCGCACGTCCGGCAGGGTCAGGCGCAGGATCAGCCAGCACAGCACGTAGGTGCCGGCGCTTATCAGTGCAGCCACCGAGAAGCCCAGCCCCATCATGGCGGCGCCCAGCAGCGGTCCCAGCACCATGCCCAGGTTGCCGGCCACGCTCAGCAGGCTAAACAGCTGCGGGCGGTGCTCGGGCCGGGTCAGGGCGCTCAGCGCTGCGCTTTTGGGGGCGTCGAACAGGGCGCCGCCCACGCCGGCGACCAGGCTGGATATCAGCAGCGCCGCGAACGTCCCTGAAAAGGCCATGCCCGCAAAGCCCACGGCCCGCAGCAAGCAGCCCCACAAAATCAGCTGCCGGGGCCCCACCCGGTCGGCCCACGCCCCGCCCAGCACGGTCAGGCCTTGCTGCGCCAGTTGCCGCACGCCCAAGACCACACCCACCGCGCCGGCGGCCCAGCCCAGACCGCCCACGAAATGCACCGTGACCAGCGGAATAATCAGGAAAAACCCGGCCCACATCAGGAAAGTGACGGTCAGCAGCCCCCACTGCGCTGGGCTGAGCAGGCGCAGTGAAAAGGGGTCAGGGGCAGGCGGGACAGCAGCAGCAGGCATCGCGCCCTAGCCTACTCCTGCGCTGCAGGGACACAGGGCACAGGAACAGGTTTAGCGATTGTTCCGGTGGGGGCCTCGCCAGCGGCCCGAGTCGCTACACTGAATCCTGTGAGTCCGCTGTCCTGGTTCCGCCTCCCGGCCCTGCTGCTGCTGGCGCTGCTGGCCTACGTGCTGCCGGTGCCGGGCAGCGGCATGGCGGGGCTGGGTGGCCAAGGCAGTGCCCCGCCGGCGGACCTCTCTGCCGAACCCCAGCCATCGGCTGTGCAGGTGCCTCTGCCCACACTTCCCCAGGAAACCCTGCGGCTATTCGAGCGGTCGCGCTCGGCGGTGGTGCGGCTGGGCAGCCTGGACCCCGGCTCCATGGCGATGGGTCTGGGCACCGGATTTTTCATCTCGCCGCAGGGTCAGTTGCTGACCGCTTATCACGTCGTGAGCGAGGGGCGGCTGTTTCAGGTGCAGACGCTGGCCGGCCAGCGCTACCCGGCGCGGCTGGTGGCCTTCGACGCGGCCGCCGATGTGGCGCTGCTGCAGGTGGACGCCAAGGGCCCTTTCCCTTACCTGAACCTCTCACCGCGTCCGCCGCAGGTGGGCGAAGCGGTGCTGGCCATCGGGAACAGTGGCGGCGACTTTTTGCAGCCACGCGAGGGCCAGCTGCTGCGCCTCGAAGCGGCGTCGGGCCGGGCCGATTTCCCGCAGGGCACCCTGGAGATGAACGCCCGGCTGGCCCCCGGCGACAGCGGCGGCCCCATCATCAACGGGCTGGGGCAGGTCATCGGGGTGGTCAGCTATATCCGGGTGGACGAAGCGGGCAACACCGAAACGTCCTACGCCGTTCCCACCGTGGAAGGCAACGCCCTGATCACCGCCCTCAAGGACGGCCAGCAAAGGGACCGGGGGGTGGTGGGGCTGGTGTTCGACCTCTACCACGACGGCCTGACCGAGCCTCCCGGCGGCGTGGTGTCGCGGGTGGCGCGGGGCAGCCCGGCCGAGAAGGCAGGTCTGCGCGGCGCCACCCGCGATGAGCGGACCGGCCAGCTGCAGGGATTCGGGGACATCATCATCAGCGTGCAGGGGGTGCGGACCCGCAATGCCGGCGAGGTGGTCCGCGAGCTGCAGCGCTTCGGGGTGGGGGAGACGGTCACCGTGCGCTACCTGCGCGGCGGCCAGGAGCGCGAGGCGCAGCTGCGGCTGGTGCCCAAGCGCAGCATGCCCGACCTGTGATCCGGGCGGCCTGAAGCGTCCGCGGTACAGCGGTCCAGGCTAAAGCTGCCGTAACGGCCCGCTTCATTCCCGCTTCCCGCTGCCGCACTACACTGCCGGGATGTCGCGAGCATTTGTCAAAGAGGACGCAGGCAGCGCCTGGGAACCGCCCGCCGAACAGTGCCGCTATCAGGTGGTCTGGCCTGAAGGCCAGGGCCGCGAGGTGGTGTACCAATCCGACGACCTGCTGCAGGTGCTGCGCTGGATGTCGGACGAGCGCCGCCCGCGCCTGGAACTGCGGGACCGCAGCGGTGTGCTGCTGGCCTGCGTGTAGAGATGAGGGGCTGCGGCCCGCTGCTGGGAGACAAAAGCTGGGACATGGAGGTGCCGCGGGTTTCGCTGCTTCCATCTCCCAGCCCCTCTTTTTCAGCGGCGTCGGGCTGCCTCGTAAATCAGGATGCCGGCGGCCACGCTGGCGTTGAGGCTCTGCACCTGGCCGCGCACCGGAATGCTGACCAGGCCGTCACAGCGCTCGCGCACCAGCCGGCGCAGGCCGTCG is a genomic window of Deinococcus proteolyticus MRP containing:
- a CDS encoding cbb3-type cytochrome c oxidase subunit I codes for the protein MTTTLPPHAVNADRPAGHGAPARTMPAVQDKAYLASLKGVTAAYVITAFVALLIGVLIGPLQALNYAGINVYDNHLLKLLVKSYYQGLTLHGVLNALVFTQFFISGWMLYLPVRDLGMRINTKFAWGTYAVMTTGLVLTAAALLLNDATVLYTLYPPMQGSPLFYIGASIFVAASWGVLGQVVYTWLQWKRQNPGKVTPLVTHMSVATWLMWFIASLGLVTEALVMLVPWSLGITKTIDPLIARTLFWWTGHAIVYFWLLPAYIAWYAFLPRHAGGRVASEPLVRLAFVLFLLNGVGVGLHHQFSNPNINNTWKIIHMLLTFLVVVPSLLTAFSTAAALEDGARANGGGGFVGWIRHLPWQNPVFVGITLSMISFIPGGAGGVVNASQAFAPVVHNTAWIPGHFHITVGTAVTMTFMAVSFWLIPHLLGKPLPNPKLARWSQWIWFWGMILFAVGMHWQGILGVPRRAQISAVAQPEVYEAMHLALPRFLTGLSGILLLIGGLMFFYVFFKMVFSRRVQDGEEIEIPYSPSISAAGEDLATASPLVRLTEPLLALGALGLIIVLMVYLPVLLPMVTNMQGAPGQMLWRN
- a CDS encoding cytochrome c oxidase subunit II; amino-acid sequence: MTGRAAPRLEHHSLNIYENIWLLIGLLIQLLLFVGVIASLVSGTSPLLSDNTASHNHLAGVQSGRVDPANLQATAFAKPGLYQLEDGSYQAIVVARAFAFDPPFLKVPAGTPIDFHVTAQDVVHGYYVYGTNINVDLMPGQVSSFRTTFDTPGEYNVICYEYCGIGHHNMLNKIIVEPAGTEVPTVDAPSPTQETQP
- a CDS encoding S41 family peptidase; this encodes MIRRIAAHLLLLSALSGAAPAVAVPAIPARPLGAVGAAGPGTAPARVPSGTSPAQQAFDEVAGWLRSDYGGLSAVDRSALVREYQARLLAVCQGQGLNCPAETAYPVIEAQLTALGDPHTFLYWPDEYQDFVSSALGGERLQFGVKLAELQGERRLVTEVVPGSSAERAGLRRGDVLQLLDTRPYRYSDLTDAREAGRSITLGVDRQGQRLSVRLTATRTAAADPPRLSWVGSGTPAAGRTAVIRIPTFLSAGEVAARVHEQVAQARSGGAGGVVVDLRGNTGGSLLECDLAASAFVPEFSRVAHSAGRQVGTRVAGGRRWDNGVLVGRVSRPQLWRGPLAVLVDEGSASCAEFFAYEVQRSGAGTVVGSPTSGVGNTATRVFPLVGGAGLQLTTLHYSKPGGQAYPVQVQPDLKAQSGEAFLQALAQGRDLTLEAGLQSLRRQSLARGTLQRAE
- a CDS encoding MFS transporter, which encodes MPAAAVPPAPDPFSLRLLSPAQWGLLTVTFLMWAGFFLIIPLVTVHFVGGLGWAAGAVGVVLGVRQLAQQGLTVLGGAWADRVGPRQLILWGCLLRAVGFAGMAFSGTFAALLISSLVAGVGGALFDAPKSAALSALTRPEHRPQLFSLLSVAGNLGMVLGPLLGAAMMGLGFSVAALISAGTYVLCWLILRLTLPDVRPAQEGGGGLNGLRRAVADRRFVKFTVALIGYFLLSTQLNVAVTLKAVALGGPGATGPLYALNAGLAVLLQYPLLRWAEGRFRARTILTAAVTLAALSLGLMGFAGTFPLLLACAALYSLGTMLVFPTQQTLVSRLAPPELLGSYFGFSAISLGVGGALGNVLGGSLMDYGAALGRPALPWLLLMATGFVTVAALRWALKEVPSAGGQQPG
- a CDS encoding S1C family serine protease — protein: MSPLSWFRLPALLLLALLAYVLPVPGSGMAGLGGQGSAPPADLSAEPQPSAVQVPLPTLPQETLRLFERSRSAVVRLGSLDPGSMAMGLGTGFFISPQGQLLTAYHVVSEGRLFQVQTLAGQRYPARLVAFDAAADVALLQVDAKGPFPYLNLSPRPPQVGEAVLAIGNSGGDFLQPREGQLLRLEAASGRADFPQGTLEMNARLAPGDSGGPIINGLGQVIGVVSYIRVDEAGNTETSYAVPTVEGNALITALKDGQQRDRGVVGLVFDLYHDGLTEPPGGVVSRVARGSPAEKAGLRGATRDERTGQLQGFGDIIISVQGVRTRNAGEVVRELQRFGVGETVTVRYLRGGQEREAQLRLVPKRSMPDL